The DNA segment TAGTTCTGCTATGAAACTATTGGTTTTTAGATAAGTAGACTGTACTCTGATTATCACAATATATTCTGACCTTTGTTTGTGTAATGCCAAAATCGTTTAGTAATCTCTTCAGCCACAAACCTTCTTTCACAGGCTTAGACAGTGCTATAAACTCTATTTCTGTTGTGGAAAGGGCCACAATAGATGCAAACTAGCCTTCCAACTTATCAGACTGTCTCCTATCTAAATCCCCTGCATAGTCAGCATCAACATAGCCATACATTTCATCATTGGAAGGATAATTCTATCTATACAAGATCCTTGCTTCCTTTGATGAGCAGAATACCTCAGTATCCATTTGACTACTTCCCAATATCGTTTACCAGGATTTGCCATATACCTACTAACCAAACTTGTAGCATAGGACAGATCTGGTTTGGTTGAAGTCATTAAGTACATCAGAGATCCCATTGCTTGAGAATAGGGAACAACCTTCATATGGTTTATGTGATCTTTATCTGAACTTTTTGAACTGTTtgcagatgagagcttgaagtGAGGTGCAAGTGGAGTGCCCCAACTGATTTAACACTCTCCATTTTGAACCTCTGCAGTATTTTTCCACAATATTCTGGTTAACTCACATATAATCTACCATGTCTTCTATCTCTTTCAATCTCAATGCCTAGAATCCTTCCAGATTCCCCTAGatctttcatatcaaactctTTCTTTAGGAGCATCTTGACTTACCCCAACTCTTCTTTGGAACTACCGGTCAacaacatatcatctacataaagAAGTAGATAAACAGGTTCCTTGAAGCTCTTAGAGTTTGTATACCCATACTAATCATAGGAACTTCTCTTGAATCCCAGTTTGGAGATTACTTCATCAAATCTCTCATACCAACACGTTGGTGACTGCTTGAACCCATAGATAGACTTATTTAGTAGACACACcaagtcttcttctcctttcttcaCATACCCTTGAGCTTGCTTCATGTAAATAGTCTCATTCAATACTCCATGTAAAAAAGCTATCTTCACATCTAATCGGTCTAACTCTAAGTCCTCTAATGGATGTGTGTTTCACCACTGGAGAAAAGACCTCAGTGTATCAATACCTTCCTTTTGTGTGAACCCCTTAGAAACTAGTCTCACTTTGAACCTAGACTTTTGTACCCCTGAAATTTCTTCTTTGaacttgtagatccacttacatgaTATAGGTTTGTACTCTTTAGGCAAAGGTACTAGTTTCCAGGTATTATTTTGGTTgagagacttcatttcatcattcattgcctcaaTCCACTGTCTAGCATCAAGGGTGTTAGTTGCTTCCTCAAAGCTGGTGGGTTCATTTTTGCTTAATGAAATGGTAGCACTTAAAGTAACACTAGCAAAGTCAGATTCTTGATATCTTGCATATGGTACAATGGTTCTTCTAGTTCTGTCTCTTGCTAAGGAATAATTCTGTAAATCTCCATGTGTCTTTACTTGTTCACTAGTCTCAGCAGTGTCATCACCTTCAACTTCTAGAttctgagaagaagaagaagctcctTGATCATTTTGAGGCTCCACCTCAAACCTTGTGCTACTAGTCTTTGACATAGATATCGATGGTTGCTCGGACATCataaacatttcattttctctgaACACAACATCTCTATTATTAAAGCATCTCTTCTCAACAGGAGGCCATGGTCTATAACTCTTCACTCCCGGTGTAAAGCCTAGAAACATGCATTTGACAGCCCTAGGTTTCAATTTACCTTGGCTTTGATGCACATAGCCTACACATCCAAACACTTTCAAGTATTCTAGCTTGGGAGGCTGTCCTGTCCACCTTTCTTCTGGAGTTTTCAGCTTAATGGATTGATGTAGGTACCTATTTAGAGTGTAGATTGTGTAGAAAACAGCTTCAGCCCCATACTTTTCAGGCAAAAGAGCATTGGACAACTGACATCTCACCCTTTCAAGAACTGTTCTATTCAATCTTTCagcaactccattttgttgaggtataTACCTCACTGTTTTGTGCCTCATAATGTCACTTTCCCtacaaaaaaaagttgaattccTCTCCACAAAACTATAAACCATTGTCAGTTCTCAAAtgtttaatatgtttagaggtTTGCTTTTCAATCAAGGTCTTCTATTCTTTGAATCtactaaatatttcatctttGGTTTTTAGAAAGTAAACCCAACTCttccttgagtaatcatcaacaAAGGAAAGAAAGTACCTTGCTCTACTTAGAGATGGAGAGTGAGTTGGCCCCAATAAGTCAGAATGCACACATTCAAGTATCTCCTTGGAGGTTTGTTGTCCTTTAGGGAAGCCTTGCTTTGTTGCCTTGCCAAGTATATAATGTTCAcaacatttcaatttttctctaaaaccTTTAGGAAGAATCCCCTGTTTTTAGAGAACTTGCAGCCCCTTCACACTAATATGAGATAGCCTTTTGTGCTATAGCTCTTCTTCTGTGGGTTCTTCATCGGTTGCCATCAAGGCCGAATGTGCCATTTGCACATCCTTAATGACATACAAGCCATTAACTTTGGTTGCCACCAACACTACTTCTGAGTCTTTAATCATTTCAAAAGTGCCTCCAATTCCTCTATATTCACAACCAATAGAGTCAAACATCCCCAATGATAGGAGATTTCTCTTCATTGTAGGAGCATGCCTCACATTCCTAATCAACTTCATCGAACCATCTTGCATCTTCAAGGATACAAACCCTATTCCAACAGCTCTGCAGGTATTGTTATTTCCCATATAGATCAACCCTCCATCCCACTTCTTGTAGGTACAAAACCACCCTTTAGATAGTGTCATATGAACTGAACAACCAGAATCTATCACCCAGTCTTGAGTCTCCATAGGATTCTGCTCTCCATACTCTTCAGTTACAGTCAAAGCGTCTGAATACACGGATTTTTACCCCACAACAGCCTCAGTCTGTTTTCCTCCCTTGTTCTGTTGGTTTAGCTTCCACTTTAAGGTATAATAGTCCTTCTTCATGTGTCTCATTTTGTGGCAAAAATGACACTTGATTTTGGACTTGTCACCACCATTATGCTTCCCCTTCCTATTGTTCTTTGTTTTCCCCTTTGAAAACATGCCTTCTCCTACTGATCTTTCTTGCTCATTTGTAACTCTAGTTCTCTGACTCTTATTGTAGAAATTATAGCTTCTATAGTGATTCTTTCTCTACCATACTTCATggctgtcttgacatctttAAATGATTCTGGTAGAGAGTTAAGTAATATGAAAGCCTCATTTTCTTCCCCAATATTGTCTCCTATTGATCTGAATTCTAATGACTGTCTCTTGAACTCGTTCAAATTATCAGTGAGGGACTTTGAAGCATCCATCTTGTATGTGAAAAATCTTTCCTTAAATAAAGCTTTATTAGGCAGATCTTTGTTGAGATAAATCTCGTTCAGTTTGTTCCAGAGGGCATAAGCAGTAGGCTGGTCAACAATCTGCCTTAAAACACTATCTGTGACATTCAAGACAATGGTTCCATAAGCATTTACCTCGATTGTCTCTTTCTCTACATCAGTGAGTGTTTCAGGGTATTTTGCAAGATCTGTGATGGCCAGTAGTGCCTTCTGCTGTCCCAAAACTACCTTGATCTTCGCTTTCCATAGTTCAAAGTCTGTCTTTCCATCAAACTTCTCGATTTCATATCTGGTTGTACCCACTCTTGAACTTCAAGATTGACTTATCTAATTTGAAGTATGCAAGAATTCAAATCTAGAATCTGTCTTGAACTCTTTGAGCTatgataccacttgttgtccCAGATAAGTATAATTCTCTTGTTTGCAATCACAAACTACTCAGCATTAACGGTCAAGTATACTTCAAGACTCAGGGAAAGTTGTATGCTTAAGGCTTCAAAACTCTTCAATCGTTTACTTGAAGgtagctcaatcgtgtagatgatgctTCAAAGAACTAGatgatagttcaattatgtaaatgaTAGTACaaagcactagacgatcgtgtaatcGATAGTTGAGTAGAGCTAACTATGgaactagatgatcgtatagacgatgcaaTGTGAAGCTAAACGATTATGTAGACGATGCGATAGAAActcaacgatcgtatacatGATACTTAAAtaaatgctagacgatcgttgagtaagaaagaaagaacataagtatttaagtggttcggccaaaggcTTACGTCCACTGTGTAAATTGGGAGGGTCtttttattacttcttcttcaaaCTTATTACAGAATGAATGCCTtgctctttctctctctcttttattctcACATTCGTTTTATTTTTATACAGGCGCTCATGGTCAAAGAAGAAACTCTAGTGGTTACAACAACATAAGTGAAAGAAGACAACATCGTTCAATTGCCTGTAATCTTCATTTCTTGTCTTCGGTTCTTTCTGTAACATCTCTTGTTATCGTTTCATCTTTAAGTCCCTTTGATTATCTGGTCTGATATCCACGAGATGATCTTTACACTATGAAATATGCTTATATGCTTTTAGCTTCTTcttttaactaaaattatgagCATCACTAGTTATTGTTCATCTTTCAGTCCTTTTGATGATCTGATCTGATATCCTGTAATTACCTGCTATAAGGTGTTCGacaaaaaaaatgaggatagaCATTAAGAATTTTAGTATGATTTTATATGTTCTGAGATTTTAATTGGTTTGCTTGAAACTGTTCTTCCATACTGAACAGGATTGAGTCCTCTAGGTTAGTGAGTAAATAAATGTAAGTGAATTTGGAAATAACAACTTGAAGTTCAATTCTGAGAATACATTGTGAATCTGTGGCTGTCTAGTTtcttctaaaattataaaatcttaGGCCAGCCACACCAATGCACCAAGCACGCCTCAATTATTCAATAAATACAGAATTGCAACGAGAGCTCCGCAGCTACAGGGGGAGTTTTGTGCCTTGTTTCGCCAATGAATAGATATAATAGTCATAGTCCTTTAGATAGTTTGATTACTTGTACTGTTTGTAAATAGTGGTGTTCAAATTTCTTTCGCTTTTTTTTGTTCTCCTTTCCAAAGGCATGAAGCAGTAGATCCCTGTCTTAACTCTCAAGCATTCTTTGCAAGTCTTTCGAGTCACATATGGACTAGACTATAGGTATCAGGTTTTTGATTAGCCTGCAAATTGGCGGGTATTAGAATTTAGAATCATATTAGATTGTTGGTGTCTGATAAAGCGGCAGAGAGAATCCATGCGTTTGCCCGTGGATTGAGGAGGAGTTGGTACTaataaagaacaagaggtaaaaAGAATAATGGGATCTTATTTGGAACtcattatatgaaaaaaaaatcaataaaatataaagaataaagaattacACGAACGAACTTGAATACAAGACATAGGAAGAGGTACAAGGAAACAATCATGGAGTGTCTTGAGATTTGCATTCTATCACAGGAACCTTGAGCGCTTGCATTCAGCTGGAACACCTTGAGGAAATCTTTTAAAGTCGACGCAGTAATTATAAATCATGTATTCAGACTGCACCCATCGCATCCTATTCCTACTCTTGGCATCTAGTCCTTGATCATTCTGTCCACTTTGCATGGAATTGGTAAACTGGGAGCCACAAGATGATGACCCAGATGACACAACACATGCATTGACATTGATATTACGATACGATGCAGTGAAAGGGGCCTGCGTCCAATCGGTTTTCACTAGTCCTCCTCTTGTTGCCCAATCATCTGCATTCCATAGGCTTGAATAAACTCTCATTGGTTGGCTTTTTGGGTATGGAATGCCAATTGTTTCCCAGTTTCGAAACACCCTTATGGGAATGTTATCTACCAAAAatctgaaaatgaaaaaaagatttTGTTATGGAAcaagaaaccatgttttataTACCTTAACATTAAGAGTTGAACTAACACGTACTTGATACTTTGGGGAGTCCAGTCGATGGAGTATGTATGAAACGTCTTTGTAGGATCAAACCAAAGGTGAAATTGTTGTTCTCTATTTCCTTTTCCCTGCGAGTATACATTGGTGTGAAGTGTGTAAGGATCTCCAGATGAATTGCCTAAGAATTCAAAGTCAATCTCATCGTGTCCTGGGCCTTGAGAAGACAACTGCAtgagagaaaagaggaaattaaatttaagaacgAATTGCTAAGTGTGTGAGTTCATGTTGAAACTTACGTAAAAGGTGGTAACAGTGCCAGCAGAGTTTCCAGGCACTAATTTGATTTGCATGTCAAACCTTCCAAATAGGTACTCCTTCTTGGATTGGAAACCAGACCCTGAATCTTTGTCAAGCGAGAGGGTGAGGTGTCGGCCTCCATCGTATATCTTGGCGCGTGGACCACCCCAAGTGATGTCGACCTCCTGGAGAAAATTTCCAGCTGCTGTGGTCATTACTGAAGCAACGAATAAAGGAAGTATAAGCATTGTTGAAGCTTTGTGAGACGAAAACATGCTTTTCTGTGGCCAAAGATGAATGAAAACGAATTGTAGAATGGTCTGTGTAAACAGAGATGAGGGGAAGACTGTGAATGGTGATGCTGGAATTGAAGTTATAAACCCTTTATATAAGAAAAATCAGGCATGGCTGCCAGAGCCTTTTGAGCTGGCAAAAATTTATTAGCCATCATGGAGTATATGAGAGTCACGGAAGGAGAAGAGGAAACCAGAAaaagcactttttttttttttatttctgaaTTGTGAAGCTTCCGACTATTGCATGCTTTTGAAAGTTGAAACTTGACCCTGGAATCATATAGCCTCTATCTCATGCACTTACCTTCGTCAGAGCCAAGAGAAGAAAAACGGG comes from the Benincasa hispida cultivar B227 chromosome 5, ASM972705v1, whole genome shotgun sequence genome and includes:
- the LOC120078303 gene encoding xyloglucan endotransglucosylase/hydrolase 2-like isoform X1 — encoded protein: MFSSHKASTMLILPLFVASVMTTAAGNFLQEVDITWGGPRAKIYDGGRHLTLSLDKDSGSGFQSKKEYLFGRFDMQIKLVPGNSAGTVTTFYLSSQGPGHDEIDFEFLGNSSGDPYTLHTNVYSQGKGNREQQFHLWFDPTKTFHTYSIDWTPQSIKFLVDNIPIRVFRNWETIGIPYPKSQPMRVYSSLWNADDWATRGGLVKTDWTQAPFTASYRNINVNACVVSSGSSSCGSQFTNSMQSGQNDQGLDAKSRNRMRWVQSEYMIYNYCVDFKRFPQGVPAECKRSRFL
- the LOC120078303 gene encoding probable xyloglucan endotransglucosylase/hydrolase protein 16 isoform X2; this translates as MFSSHKASTMLILPLFVASVMTTAAGNFLQEVDITWGGPRAKIYDGGRHLTLSLDKDSGSGFQSKKEYLFGRFDMQIKLVPGNSAGTVTTFYGKGNREQQFHLWFDPTKTFHTYSIDWTPQSIKFLVDNIPIRVFRNWETIGIPYPKSQPMRVYSSLWNADDWATRGGLVKTDWTQAPFTASYRNINVNACVVSSGSSSCGSQFTNSMQSGQNDQGLDAKSRNRMRWVQSEYMIYNYCVDFKRFPQGVPAECKRSRFL